From one Octopus bimaculoides isolate UCB-OBI-ISO-001 chromosome 1, ASM119413v2, whole genome shotgun sequence genomic stretch:
- the LOC106870617 gene encoding sodium-coupled neutral amino acid transporter 7 — protein MEEENSYQQDEAKVETRPQSINYSEEFEVRVPEVGTSWFAAVFLVVNAALGAGLLNFPESYYQAGGVLIGIVIQAFLMIFVVAALLILVYCSDKNQSTNYQEVVFYLCGHQGLLWCSIAITLYCYGTCITFLIIIGDQWQEFFIFVNKSLFCTNPWYMDRIFTITVTSTILILPFCFPKKIDFLKYASCLGVVAVIYVVIVVIVKYALLESPPEYIRTSPENWIDVFYVMPTVCFSYQCHVSVIPIYSCLKKRTLREFSKTIAVAIALCIITYTVMATCGYLTFGSKIKSDILLSYNNPDVSILVAVLLIGFKTYTCYPILHFCGRAGLESLWCYIFNLSAVSASIHEKTRRIIMTLVWFFTTLILAVLIPNIGVVIAFLGTLAAVFIFVFPGICVLQLGLHMSDSPVWKPRLAVGCGILFLSLGAFIFGVTFTQAILDNLHGFSGSGLENICDTNVTST, from the exons atggaagaagaaaattctTATCAGCAAGATGAAGCAAAAGTGGAAACGCGACCACAGTCTATCAATTATAGCGAAGAATTTGAAGTGCGTGTACCTGAAG TGGGCACAAGTTGGTTTGCTGCAGTATTccttgttgtcaatgctgcattGGGTGCTGGTCTTCTCAATTTCCCAGAATCTTACTACCAAGCTGGTGGGGTTCTCATTGGCATAGTCATTCAagca tttttgatgATATTTGTGGTGGCAGCTCTATTAATTCTAGTGTACTGCTCTGATAAAAACCAAAGTACTAACTACCAAGAAGTTGTTTTCTATCTGTGTGGCCATCAGGGTCTGTTGTGGTGTTCTATTGCAATCACGCTTTACTGCTATGGTACCTGCATCACTTTTCTTATCATCATTGGCGACCAATGGCAAGAAT tttttatctttGTTAATAAGAGCCTTTTCTGTACAAATCCTTGGTATATGGACCGAATATTTACTATAACAGTGACCTCAACAATACTCATTTTACCATTCTGTTTCCCTAAGAAGATAGATTTCCTAAAGTATGCAAG TTGCCTAGGAGTTGTGGCTgttatatatgttgtgattgttgttattgttaaatatGCATTACTTGAAAGTCCTCCTGAATATATACGCACTTC acCTGAAAATTGGATTGATGTCTTTTATGTCATGCCTACTGTTTGTTTCTCCTATCAG tgcCATGTTAGTGTTATACCCATTTACTCTTGTCTAAAAAAGAGAACACTACGGGAATTTTCTAAGACGATTGCTGTGGCTATTGCCCTTTGTATAATTACTTACACAGTTATGGCAACATGTGGCTACTTAACATTTGGTTCCAAAATCAAAAGTGATATTCTCTTATCTTACAACAACCCAGATGTCTCGATCCTTGTAGCTGTACTTTTAATAGGTTTCAAGACTTACACTTGCTATCCAATTTTACATTTTTGCGGCAG GGCTGGTTTAGAAAGTTTGTGGTGTTATATATTTAATCTCTCTGCTGTGAGTGCCAGTATCCATGAAAAAACACGGCGTATTATAATGACTCTAGTCTGGTTTTTTACAACTCTTATCCTTGCTGTGTTAATTCCTAATATTGGAGTAGTCATCGCATTCCTTGGAACATTAGCAGCTGTCTTTATCTTTGTCTTCCCAG GTATATGCGTCCTTCAATTAGGTTTACATATGAGCGACTCCCCAGTGTGGAAACCACGATTAGCTGTAGGCTGTGgaatattatttttgtctttaggTGCTTTTATTTTTGGTGTCACCTTTACTCAAGCCATTCTGGATAACCTTCATGGGTTTTCTGGGAGTGGATTAGAAAATATCTGTGATACAAACGTTACATctacttag